In Candidatus Hamiltonella defensa 5AT (Acyrthosiphon pisum), one genomic interval encodes:
- the lipA gene encoding lipoyl synthase, with product MTKSTLIKQGVMKQGIKYRDAEKTRLIPIKTLLAEAPEILPKPGWLRIRLPADSTRIQNIKAAMRKNGLHSVCEEASCPNLSECFSHGTATFMILGAICTRRCPFCDVAHGRPNAPDQDEPKKLAQTIQDMGLSYVVITSVDRDDLRDGGAQHFSDCIFEIRQKNPAIKIEILVPDFRGRVNRALEILTLTPPDVFNHNLENVPRVYRQVRPGANYKRSLELLARFKSQNPEIPTKSGLMVGLGETDDEIISVMSDLRQHGVTMLTLGQYLQPSRHHLPVQRYMSPAKFEEMKKQAMAMGFTHAACGPFVRSSYYHADLQAKGVEVK from the coding sequence ATGACTAAAAGTACATTAATAAAACAAGGAGTAATGAAGCAAGGGATAAAATACCGTGATGCAGAAAAAACACGATTAATCCCAATAAAAACGCTGCTCGCCGAAGCCCCAGAAATTCTGCCCAAACCAGGATGGTTAAGAATCAGGCTGCCTGCTGATTCTACCCGTATCCAAAATATCAAGGCCGCGATGCGTAAAAATGGACTGCATTCTGTTTGTGAAGAGGCTTCTTGTCCGAATTTATCGGAATGTTTTAGTCATGGCACGGCCACTTTCATGATTTTGGGCGCTATTTGCACTCGTCGATGCCCTTTTTGTGATGTGGCACACGGCCGGCCTAACGCCCCCGATCAAGATGAGCCCAAAAAATTAGCCCAAACCATTCAAGACATGGGGTTAAGTTACGTTGTCATCACTTCTGTAGACAGAGATGATTTACGTGACGGCGGAGCCCAACATTTTTCTGATTGCATTTTTGAAATTCGCCAAAAAAATCCTGCGATCAAAATTGAAATATTAGTGCCTGATTTTCGTGGTCGGGTGAATCGCGCACTGGAAATTTTAACGCTCACTCCCCCTGATGTGTTTAATCATAACTTAGAAAATGTGCCGCGGGTTTATCGGCAGGTACGGCCAGGTGCGAATTACAAACGCTCATTGGAATTATTAGCCCGTTTTAAATCTCAGAATCCTGAGATACCGACCAAATCTGGTTTGATGGTCGGTTTAGGTGAAACAGATGATGAAATTATCTCCGTTATGTCTGATTTGCGTCAGCACGGCGTGACCATGTTGACGCTAGGTCAATATTTGCAACCCAGTCGGCATCATCTTCCTGTACAGCGTTATATGAGCCCTGCGAAATTCGAAGAAATGAAAAAACAAGCCATGGCAATGGGTTTTACGCATGCGGCTTGTGGCCCTTTTGTTCGTTCTTCTTATTATCACGCAGATTTGCAAGCAAAAGGGGTTGAGGTCAAATAA
- the dnaB gene encoding replicative DNA helicase, producing MATKKSQTTMLKDQQIEMLKLPPHSIEAEQSVLGGLMLDNERWDNVSERVGNIDFFSLPHRRIFMAMQRLVQKNAPIDLVTLSDALEQKGDLEKVGGFAYLAELAKNIPSTANISAYADIVRERAIVREMLSVTHEIADACYEPQGLSSTDLLDFAESRVFKIAENRQRQNDGPKTIDDVLTETVNRIEHLVRHPHDGVTGVSTGYRDLDEKTLGLQKSDLIIVAARPSMGKTTFAMNICENALMTQEKPVLIFSLEMPAHQLMIRMLSSFSRIDQTRMRTGKLADGDWARISSAMGMLLEKGNMYIDDSSALSPTEIRSRARRIFRENDGLSLIMIDYLQLMRVPALAENRTLEISEISRSLKALAKELQVPVMALSQLNRGLEQRAEKRPVNSDLRESGSIEQDADLIMFIYRDEVYNENSEMKGIAEIILGKHRNGPTGSIRLTFSGQFSRFDNYAGTQYDDYH from the coding sequence ATGGCCACTAAAAAATCACAGACAACAATGCTAAAAGATCAGCAGATAGAAATGCTAAAATTGCCCCCCCATTCTATAGAAGCCGAGCAGTCTGTGCTCGGGGGTCTGATGTTAGATAACGAACGTTGGGATAACGTTTCTGAACGTGTAGGCAACATCGATTTTTTTAGTTTGCCTCATCGCAGGATCTTTATGGCCATGCAACGTCTCGTTCAAAAAAATGCGCCGATTGATTTGGTGACTTTGTCTGATGCTTTAGAGCAAAAGGGAGATTTAGAAAAAGTAGGAGGATTCGCCTATTTAGCCGAATTGGCTAAAAATATCCCTAGTACCGCTAATATTTCTGCTTATGCCGATATTGTGAGAGAGAGAGCCATCGTCCGTGAAATGCTTTCAGTGACACATGAAATTGCGGATGCCTGCTATGAACCTCAAGGCCTCAGCAGTACAGATTTGCTCGATTTTGCGGAATCCAGGGTATTTAAAATTGCTGAGAACCGACAAAGGCAAAATGACGGGCCCAAGACGATTGATGATGTGTTAACAGAGACAGTCAATCGTATTGAACACCTTGTTCGTCATCCACATGATGGTGTGACCGGTGTGTCAACAGGATATCGGGATCTTGATGAAAAAACGTTAGGCTTGCAAAAATCCGATCTTATTATTGTGGCGGCTCGCCCTTCTATGGGAAAAACCACATTTGCCATGAATATCTGTGAAAATGCACTCATGACACAAGAAAAACCTGTTTTGATTTTTAGTTTAGAAATGCCTGCTCATCAGTTGATGATACGTATGCTCTCATCCTTTTCTCGTATTGATCAGACCCGTATGCGTACCGGTAAACTAGCAGACGGTGATTGGGCTCGTATCAGCAGTGCGATGGGAATGCTATTAGAAAAAGGGAATATGTATATTGATGATTCTTCTGCTTTGAGCCCTACAGAGATTCGTTCTCGTGCTCGGCGAATTTTTCGTGAAAACGATGGCTTAAGCCTCATTATGATTGATTATCTTCAATTAATGCGTGTCCCGGCTTTAGCGGAGAATCGAACATTAGAAATTTCAGAAATATCCCGCTCACTAAAAGCATTGGCAAAAGAATTACAGGTTCCGGTCATGGCGTTATCTCAGCTCAATAGAGGGTTAGAACAACGAGCGGAAAAACGGCCTGTCAATTCTGATTTGAGAGAATCAGGCTCGATCGAGCAAGATGCGGATTTAATTATGTTTATTTATCGTGATGAGGTTTATAACGAAAATAGCGAAATGAAAGGGATTGCTGAGATTATTTTAGGTAAACACAGAAATGGCCCGACAGGCTCTATACGTTTGACATTTAGTGGTCAGTTCTCTCGATTTGATAATTATGCGGGCACTCAATATGATGATTATCATTGA
- the alr gene encoding alanine racemase, which yields MKGATAIINLKSLRHNLEKIQQYAPKSRLMAVVKANAYGHGLLTVAQALKNADYFSVARIEEALTLRSGGIIKPILLLEGFFSLEDLAVLQVNHIETVIHNFEQLVALEKVRLPEPVRVWMKIDTGMHRLGVRLEQADAFYQRLQNCPNVAKPIHIITHLSDVNPHHPVVTDQQIRSFDAFVQGKPGQKSIAASGAILLCPQSHRDVVRPGIALYGISPFEHFIGRDYGLLPVMTLQSPLIAVREHKAGETVGYAGEWISQTATFLGVLAIGYGDGYPQSAPTGTPVWINDRQVPIVGRVSMDMISVDLGRDATDKVGDRAVLWGDQLSLEKVASYIGYTAYELVSKLTGRVAISYVN from the coding sequence ATGAAAGGCGCCACCGCGATCATTAACCTTAAGTCACTTCGGCATAATCTTGAAAAAATTCAACAATACGCCCCTAAAAGCCGTTTAATGGCTGTCGTTAAAGCGAATGCTTATGGTCACGGATTACTGACAGTGGCGCAGGCGCTTAAAAACGCAGATTACTTTTCTGTCGCTCGCATAGAAGAGGCATTAACATTGCGTTCGGGTGGGATCATCAAGCCTATCTTGTTGTTAGAAGGTTTTTTTTCTCTAGAAGATTTAGCTGTATTGCAAGTGAATCATATTGAAACGGTGATACACAATTTTGAACAGCTGGTGGCGTTAGAAAAAGTGCGTCTACCTGAACCTGTCCGAGTTTGGATGAAAATAGATACTGGCATGCACCGTTTAGGTGTACGTCTTGAGCAAGCAGACGCCTTTTATCAACGTTTACAAAATTGTCCTAATGTGGCCAAGCCCATTCATATCATCACCCATCTTTCTGACGTGAATCCTCATCATCCTGTTGTAACAGACCAGCAAATCCGTTCTTTTGATGCGTTTGTTCAAGGCAAACCAGGGCAAAAATCGATTGCGGCCTCCGGTGCTATTTTGCTTTGCCCTCAATCACATCGAGACGTTGTACGCCCTGGTATCGCCCTTTATGGGATCTCTCCTTTTGAACATTTTATTGGTCGTGATTATGGCTTATTGCCGGTGATGACTTTGCAATCCCCTTTAATTGCAGTGCGTGAGCATAAGGCAGGGGAAACCGTAGGCTACGCAGGGGAATGGATCAGTCAAACTGCCACTTTCCTGGGTGTGTTGGCGATTGGCTATGGCGATGGTTACCCACAAAGTGCTCCTACAGGCACGCCCGTATGGATCAATGATCGTCAAGTGCCTATTGTGGGTCGAGTGTCGATGGATATGATTTCAGTGGATTTAGGCAGGGATGCGACTGATAAGGTGGGGGATAGAGCTGTACTGTGGGGCGATCAATTGTCGTTAGAAAAAGTGGCGTCTTATATCGGATACACTGCTTATGAGTTGGTGAGCAAACTGACAGGCCGTGTCGCAATCAGCTACGTAAATTAA
- a CDS encoding amino acid permease: MLEKNINKTVTHRPKKLQRALKSRHLAMIAVGGSIGTGLFVASGATISQAGPGGALLSYFLIGLMVYFLMTSLGELAAFMPVSGSFATYGAKYVEEGFGFALGWNYWYNWAVTIAVDLVASQLVMHYWFPDTPSWIWSALFLALIFMLNYLSVKGFAESEYWFSLIKVTTVIVFIILGLLMILGVLKGNKVTGWDNWTLGEAPFVGGFSAMIGVAMIVGFSFQGTELVGVAAGESQEPAKNIPCAIRKVFWRILLFYILAILIISLIIPYTDPHLLHNDIKDISVSPFTLVFQNAGLLSAAALMNAVILTAVLSAGNSGMYAATRMLFTLASEGKAPKIFARLSDNGVPRHALCATTLVSALCFFSSMFGNQTVYLWLLNTSGMTGFIAWLGIAISHYRFRKGYIFQNRSLNALPYQSSFFPWGPIFAFFVCLMITLGQNYQAFLADSIDWYSVTATYIGLPLFFSIWFGYKLLHGTKFVQYSEMKFPQWQDDQKI, translated from the coding sequence ATGCTTGAAAAAAATATCAACAAGACGGTAACCCATCGACCAAAAAAGTTGCAAAGGGCACTCAAATCGCGTCACCTGGCGATGATTGCGGTGGGCGGATCTATTGGTACAGGGCTTTTTGTTGCTTCTGGCGCAACGATTTCTCAAGCGGGACCAGGCGGAGCCTTACTCTCTTATTTCTTAATTGGTTTGATGGTCTATTTTTTAATGACCAGTTTAGGAGAACTGGCGGCCTTTATGCCTGTTTCTGGTTCCTTTGCAACCTATGGCGCAAAATATGTTGAAGAAGGTTTTGGTTTTGCTCTCGGCTGGAATTATTGGTACAACTGGGCGGTGACCATTGCCGTTGATTTAGTGGCCTCTCAATTGGTGATGCATTATTGGTTTCCTGATACCCCAAGCTGGATTTGGAGCGCTTTATTTCTCGCTCTTATTTTTATGTTGAATTATCTCTCTGTGAAAGGGTTTGCTGAATCTGAATATTGGTTTTCCTTGATTAAAGTCACCACCGTGATTGTGTTTATTATTCTTGGTTTGTTGATGATATTAGGCGTTCTTAAAGGCAACAAAGTCACAGGCTGGGATAATTGGACTCTAGGAGAAGCGCCTTTTGTGGGAGGATTCTCAGCTATGATTGGGGTGGCCATGATCGTGGGGTTTTCTTTTCAGGGCACTGAATTAGTGGGTGTCGCCGCAGGTGAATCTCAGGAGCCGGCTAAAAATATTCCCTGTGCCATCCGTAAAGTGTTTTGGCGAATTTTACTTTTTTACATCCTCGCGATTCTTATCATCAGTCTGATCATTCCTTATACTGATCCCCATTTATTACACAATGACATCAAAGACATTAGTGTCAGCCCCTTTACTTTAGTTTTTCAAAATGCAGGATTATTATCTGCTGCGGCCCTCATGAATGCCGTGATCCTCACGGCCGTTTTATCTGCGGGTAACTCGGGGATGTATGCCGCGACACGCATGCTGTTTACCTTGGCAAGTGAAGGAAAAGCCCCCAAAATTTTTGCGCGATTATCTGATAATGGCGTTCCTCGTCATGCGCTTTGTGCCACCACTTTGGTCTCTGCTCTGTGTTTTTTCAGTTCAATGTTTGGAAATCAAACTGTCTATTTGTGGTTATTAAATACATCAGGAATGACGGGATTTATCGCCTGGCTTGGCATTGCCATCAGTCATTATCGTTTTAGAAAAGGATACATTTTTCAAAATCGCTCTTTGAATGCATTACCCTATCAGTCGAGCTTTTTCCCATGGGGGCCCATCTTTGCTTTTTTTGTTTGTTTGATGATCACACTCGGCCAGAACTATCAGGCTTTTTTGGCAGATAGCATTGATTGGTATTCAGTGACCGCGACTTATATTGGCTTGCCTTTATTTTTTTCTATCTGGTTTGGATATAAACTTTTACATGGCACAAAGTTCGTTCAATACTCAGAGATGAAGTTTCCACAATGGCAAGACGATCAAAAGATCTGA
- a CDS encoding APC family permease, giving the protein MSLTLSGINQTASNNRIQLRKTLTLMQVVMMGLAYLQPMTIFDTFGIVSSLTQGHVPASYIIALIAILFTALSYGKMVKRFPSAGSAYTYVQKSIHPHLGFMVGWSSLLDYLFMPMINILLAKIYLSAIFPHVPPWMFVAGLTCLTTLLNLRGINVIANINSLIVFIQIAIMLIFVGLLMNGIYQGEGEGTLISIRPFYSDEVYLIPMITGATILCFSFLGFDGISSLSEETKDAVSVIPKAIFLTTMIGGLIFIFVAYFLQLYFPDVSRFINPDASQPDIMLFVAGKLFQSIILCFSCVTVLASGMAAQAGVSRLLYVMGRDGVFSNKIFGYVHPKWRTPSLNIVFVGIVALSAVTFDLVTATALINFGALIAFTFVNLSVIFQFYYHEKRHRGLFNLWHYLILPGLGVATVTMLWINLESSSMKLGFIWAALGLFYLAWKTRLFQKQY; this is encoded by the coding sequence ATGTCACTCACTCTGTCAGGCATCAACCAAACAGCCAGTAATAACCGTATACAACTCAGAAAAACCTTGACCTTAATGCAAGTCGTGATGATGGGGTTGGCCTATCTTCAACCCATGACCATTTTTGATACCTTTGGTATCGTCTCATCTTTGACACAGGGGCATGTTCCTGCATCCTATATTATTGCGTTAATTGCCATCCTTTTTACTGCCCTCAGCTATGGCAAGATGGTTAAACGTTTTCCTTCTGCGGGCTCGGCTTATACTTATGTCCAGAAATCCATCCATCCCCACCTTGGGTTTATGGTTGGCTGGTCTTCGTTATTAGATTATTTATTTATGCCAATGATCAATATTCTGTTGGCGAAAATTTATCTTTCCGCGATTTTCCCTCATGTACCCCCTTGGATGTTCGTTGCAGGATTAACTTGTTTAACGACTCTGCTCAATCTTCGCGGCATTAACGTCATCGCCAACATTAACAGTCTTATTGTATTCATTCAGATCGCTATTATGCTGATCTTCGTTGGATTATTGATGAATGGAATTTATCAGGGGGAAGGAGAAGGCACCTTAATCAGCATTCGTCCTTTTTATTCAGATGAAGTTTATTTGATACCCATGATCACAGGTGCCACCATATTATGCTTTTCTTTTCTTGGTTTTGACGGCATCAGCTCTTTATCTGAAGAAACGAAAGATGCTGTTTCAGTGATCCCCAAAGCCATTTTTCTAACGACCATGATAGGTGGCCTTATTTTTATTTTTGTGGCTTATTTTTTACAATTGTATTTCCCTGATGTTTCACGTTTTATCAATCCTGATGCCTCTCAACCCGATATTATGCTGTTTGTGGCTGGGAAATTATTCCAATCCATCATTTTATGTTTTTCTTGTGTGACTGTTTTGGCATCAGGAATGGCGGCTCAAGCAGGGGTTTCACGTTTACTTTATGTGATGGGACGCGATGGGGTGTTTTCCAACAAAATTTTCGGCTACGTGCATCCAAAATGGCGAACTCCGAGTCTTAACATAGTATTCGTTGGTATTGTTGCCTTATCTGCCGTTACTTTTGATTTGGTCACGGCCACCGCATTAATTAATTTCGGGGCCTTGATTGCTTTTACCTTTGTCAATTTATCGGTCATTTTTCAGTTTTATTATCATGAAAAGCGCCATAGAGGTCTATTTAATCTTTGGCATTATCTTATTTTACCTGGATTAGGGGTCGCGACTGTCACTATGTTATGGATTAACCTTGAAAGCAGCTCTATGAAGTTAGGTTTTATATGGGCGGCTCTCGGCTTGTTCTATTTGGCATGGAAAACGCGTTTATTTCAAAAACAATATTAG
- the rnhA gene encoding ribonuclease HI translates to MKQVEIFTDGSCLGNPGAGGYASILRYQQHEKIFSQGYRLTTNNRMELMASIVALQALKSPCTVTLFTDSQYVRQGITQWVVHWKKRGWKTSERKEVKNIDLWKALDAEIQKHQINWQWVKGHAGHPENERCDKLARLAASSPTQEDRGYQGSC, encoded by the coding sequence ATGAAACAGGTAGAGATTTTCACAGATGGTTCCTGTCTTGGTAATCCGGGCGCAGGGGGATACGCCAGTATTTTACGTTATCAACAGCATGAAAAAATATTCAGCCAGGGTTATCGGCTGACCACCAATAATCGAATGGAATTGATGGCCAGCATTGTCGCCCTTCAGGCTTTAAAATCGCCCTGCACAGTGACACTTTTTACGGACAGTCAGTATGTTCGTCAGGGGATCACCCAATGGGTCGTTCATTGGAAAAAACGCGGCTGGAAAACGAGTGAGCGTAAAGAGGTCAAAAATATTGATCTATGGAAAGCATTGGATGCCGAGATTCAAAAGCATCAAATAAATTGGCAATGGGTCAAAGGTCATGCGGGTCATCCAGAGAACGAGCGCTGTGATAAGCTGGCTCGTTTAGCCGCGAGTTCGCCTACTCAAGAAGATAGGGGTTATCAGGGATCATGTTAG
- the dnaQ gene encoding DNA polymerase III subunit epsilon: MTRQIVLDTETTGLNKTGPHYEGHNIIEIGAVEVINRRLTGKTFHTYVRPNRQVDPEAYQIHGISDEFLSDKPRFSEIFSQFFEFIRGSELIIHNAAFDIGFMDYEFSALQQNIPKTNTFCTVTDTLALARRLFPGKRNSLDALCDRYQIDNSKRTLHGALLDAQILAEVYLAMTGGQTLFSFSDETDETDIRNMTVRPKRVKTSSQLKIIYASCDELDEHQASLDLLEKKEGSCIWRSAT; this comes from the coding sequence ATGACCCGACAAATTGTTTTGGATACTGAAACCACCGGACTAAATAAAACAGGCCCTCATTATGAGGGCCACAATATTATCGAGATTGGGGCGGTTGAAGTCATTAACCGTCGCCTCACAGGCAAGACTTTTCATACGTATGTGAGGCCCAACCGTCAGGTGGATCCCGAAGCCTATCAAATTCATGGTATTAGTGATGAATTTTTATCCGATAAACCGCGCTTTTCTGAAATTTTCTCTCAATTTTTTGAATTTATACGCGGTTCTGAATTAATCATCCATAATGCCGCTTTTGATATTGGTTTTATGGATTATGAATTTTCGGCGCTCCAGCAAAATATCCCAAAAACAAACACTTTTTGTACGGTCACCGATACTTTAGCACTCGCCCGCCGTTTATTTCCTGGTAAACGCAATAGTTTAGATGCTTTATGCGATCGTTATCAGATAGATAACAGCAAACGTACTTTACACGGGGCATTGCTTGATGCGCAGATTTTAGCAGAAGTGTATTTAGCCATGACCGGCGGGCAAACGTTATTTTCTTTTTCAGACGAAACGGACGAGACAGACATTCGTAACATGACAGTGCGTCCAAAGCGGGTCAAAACTTCATCTCAATTAAAGATCATTTACGCCAGCTGTGATGAGCTTGATGAGCATCAAGCAAGTCTGGATCTCTTAGAAAAGAAAGAAGGCTCTTGCATATGGCGATCTGCCACCTAA